A genomic region of Raphanus sativus cultivar WK10039 chromosome 6, ASM80110v3, whole genome shotgun sequence contains the following coding sequences:
- the LOC108806960 gene encoding AT-hook motif nuclear-localized protein 27 — MEGGYEQGGGASRYFHNLFRPEIHHQQFQPQGGINLIDQHHHQQQQQPSDDSRDSNKDHHQPGGQDSSDRATSSSAPGKRPRGRPPGSKNKDKPPIVVTRDSPNALRSHVLEVSPGADIVESVSTYARRRGRGVSVLGGNGTVSNVTLRQPATPGNGGGVGAEGVVTLHGRFEILSLTGTVLPPPAPPGAGGLSIFLAGGQGQVVGGSVVAPLVASAPVILMATSFSNAVFERLPIEEEEEGEGGGGGGPPQMQQATSASPPSGVTRHGQLGGNVGGYGFSGDPHLHGWGAGTPSRPPLN; from the coding sequence ATGGAGGGCGGTTATGAGCAAGGCGGTGGAGCTTCTAGATACTTCCATAACCTCTTCAGACCGGAGATTCACCATCAACAGTTTCAACCGCAAGGCGGGATCAACTTGATTGACCAGCATCaccatcagcagcagcagcaaccgTCGGATGATTCAAGAGACTCAAACAAAGATCATCATCAACCGGGTGGACAAGATTCATCAGACCGGGCTACATCAAGCTCAGCACCTGGGAAACGTCCACGTGGACGTCCACCAGGATCTAAGAACAAAGATAAGCCACCGATCGTAGTGACACGTGACAGCCCCAATGCGCTTAGATCACACGTCCTTGAAGTATCTCCTGGGGCTGATATAGTTGAGAGTGTTTCCACTTACGCTAGGCGGAGAGGCAGAGGGGTTTCCGTTTTAGGAGGAAACGGCACCGTTTCCAACGTCACTCTCCGTCAGCCAGCCACTCCTGGAAATGGCGGTGGTGTTGGAGCTGAGGGAGTTGTGACTTTACATGGAAGGTTTGAAATTCTTTCACTAACGGGAACCGTTTTGCCACCACCTGCACCGCCTGGTGCTGGTGGTCTGTCGATTTTTCTGGCCGGAGGGCAAGGTCAGGTGGTTGGAGGAAGCGTCGTGGCTCCGCTTGTTGCATCAGCTCCGGTTATACTAATGGCTACTTCGTTTTCAAATGCGGTTTTCGAGAGACTGCCTatcgaggaggaggaggagggagaaggcggcggaggaggaggaccACCGCAGATGCAGCAAGCTACATCAGCCTCTCCGCCGTCGGGAGTGACTCGTCACGGACAGTTAGGAGGTAATGTCGGTGGTTATGGGTTTTCCGGTGATCCACATTTGCATGGATGGGGAGCTGGTACACCTTCAAGACCA